From Theileria orientalis strain Shintoku DNA, chromosome 4, complete genome, the proteins below share one genomic window:
- a CDS encoding uncharacterized protein (metal-dependent protein hydrolase family protein): protein MKIGTHNGYFHADEALAIYMLRLLPEYKNAEVVRTRDPAVLDNCEIIVDVGGVYERDNEDSDPSKHRYDHHQREFNDHFDEEHKVTKLSSAGLVYKHFAKRIFKEVYNVSDDETVEYLYTTIYDRFIESMDANDNGVALSDGELKYKISTDLPNRVSRLNPSWKDKEVKDVDERFMKAVELTGQDFDYFVSNELNVILPAKTHLEKALEKRFETHKSGKVIEMIKSCPFSGFLYKHEDEHGLNDKDRVLYYLTFDESSNQWLEGRGNDQVCRRSTCIKEKGTQFKSRLPFPEHLRGLRDENLEKASGIPGLTFIHATGFTCGGKTKVK, encoded by the exons ATGAAGATTGGCACACATAACGGTTATTTCCACGCGGATGAAGCCCTGGCGATTTATATGCTGAGGCTCTTGCCGGAATACAAAAACGCGGAGGTAGTGAGAACAAGAGATCCCGCAGTTCTGGACAACTGCGAAATCATAGTGGACGTAGGAGGAGTCTACG AAAGAGATAATGAGGATTCAGATCCCTCGAAGCACAGGTACGATCACCACCAAAGGGAGTTCAACGACCACTTCGACGAAGAGCACAAGGTGACGAAGCTGAGCTCAGCAGGACTGGTGTACAAGCACTTCGCAAAAAGAATTTTCAAGGAGGTGTACAACGTCAGCGACGATGAGACAGTGGAGTACCTGTACACCACGATCTACGACAGGTTCATAGAGTCGATGGACGCAAACGACAACGGAGTAGCACTGAGCGACGGGGAGCTTAAGTACAAAATAAGCACGGACCTGCCAAACAGAGTGTCACGCCTGAACCCATCGTGGAAGGACAAAGAAGTGAAGGACGTAGAC GAGAGGTTCATGAAGGCAGTAGAACTTACGGGGCAAGATTTCGA TTACTTTGTGAGCAACGAACTGAAC GTCATACTTCCCGCAAAAACGCACCTGGAAAAGGCACTGGAAAAGAGGTTTGAAACACACAAGTCGGGGAAAGTGATAGAGATGATAAAGTCGTGTCCATTCTCA GGCTTCCTCTACAAACACGAGGATGAGCACGGCTTGAATGACAAGGACAGAGTGCTGTATTACCTAACATTCGACGAATCATCGAATCAATGGTTagaaggaagaggaaaTGATCAAGTGTGTAGGAGGTCCACCTGTATCAAGGAAAAGGGAACACAGTTTAAGTCTAGGTTGCCATTTCCAGAGCACCTGAGAG GGCTCCGAGATGAGAATCTGGAGAAGGCATCGGGAATCCCAGGACTGACGTTCATCCACGCAACAGGGTTTACATGTGGAGGGAAAACGaaggtaaaataa
- a CDS encoding uncharacterized protein (RIO kinase family protein): MKLDPSHFCYLTNTEFRVLTAIEIGMRNHQYIPVSLITTMANLRSVGMTNVISSLLKAKLIVHCGKVYDGYKLTFLGLDYLALRALSKRGVIASVGRRIGVGKEADVHLCKDTSDNLVVLKFHRLGRISFRSVKNNRDYMGNRKHASWMYLSQLAAKKEYSYLSNLYDESFPVPEPIDFNRHVIAMRYIDGIPLSQVREMGSPKKVLHIIMSLIVKLARLGIIHGDFNDFNLMINEEGNKVTVIDFPQVVSVYHENAEFYFDRDVRSVVEMFKRKFKIDVVEFPKFSDVVKTVDQSKVEKLKVDISSLDNEFLNDVFQNLRQEAPEGRKDADQVAEDMDDLKIESEYYDIKELSSDEDLDKYKQNYDDYEDSENGDRHEDGDGDGESEEGDDDGDKREGKKHIQIWKPHVKR, from the exons atgaagttaGATCCATCGCATTTTTGTTACTTAACAAATACGGAGTTCCGCGTTCTCACGGCAATAGAAATAGGCATGAGAAACCACCAATACATCCCAGTGAGCCTAATTACAACCATGGCAAACCTGAGATCGGTCGGAATGACGAATGTGATTTCTTCCCTGCTTAAGGCAAAGCTGATAGTCCACTGCGGAAAGGTGTACGACGGATACAAACTGACGTTTCTGGGCCTGGACTACCTGGCGCTGCGAGCGCTGTCAAAAAGAGGAGTAATAGCGTCAGTAGGAAGAAGAATAGGAGTGGGAAAGGAGGCAGATGTGCACCTGTGTAAAGATACATCGGACAATTTGGTAGTGTTGAAGTTCCACAGACTAG GACGCATATCATTTAGATCAGTGAAGAATAATAGAGACTACATGGGAAACAGAAAGCACGCAAGCTGGATGTACCTGTCACAGCTGGCAGCGAAGAAGGAGTATTCGTACCTGTCGAACCTGTACGACGAGTCGTTCCCAGTGCCAGAGCCAATAGATTTCAACAGACACGTTATCGCAATGAGATACATAGACGGAATACCACTATCGCAG GTAAGGGAGATGGGAAGCCCGAAGAAAGTGCTGCACATAATAATGAGCCTGATAGTAAAACTGGCGAGACTGGGAATAATACACGGAGACTTCAACGACTTTAACCTGATGATCAACGAGGAGGGAAACAAAGTGACAGTGATAG ATTTTCCACAAGTGGTCTCGGTGTACCACGAAAACGCAGAGTTCTACTTCGACAGAGACGTGAGGTCGGTGGTGGAAATGTTTAAAaggaagtttaaaatagatGTGGTAGAGTTCCCAAA GTTCAGTGATGTGGTAAAAACAGTCGATCAGTCTAAGgtggagaagctgaaggtggACATAAGTAGCCTCGATAATGAGTTTCTGAACGACGTCTTTCAAAATTTGAGGCAGGAG GCACCGGAAGGAAGAAAGGACGCTGATCAAGTGGCAGAAGATATGGATGACTTGAAAATAGAAAGTGAATACTACGATATCAAGGAGCTTAGTTCGGATGAAGActtagataaatataagcaAA ATTACGATGATTATGAAGATTCTGAAAATGGTGACCGACATGAGGATGGTGATGGTGACGGTGAatctgaagaaggtgatgATGATGGTGATAAGCGAGAGGGGAAGAAGCACATACAAATATGGAAGCCACACGTAAAAAGGTAA
- a CDS encoding uncharacterized protein (heat shock protein DnaJ, N-terminal domain containing protein), producing the protein MDEVPSILKGVDIFALLDIRVDENVDVEESKKNLRRSFLQKARKYHPDKQSKHTGRDEQNDVEFIRIKAAFDYLHEKNNFTLLYNKVLSELRAKRRRLERSKDIATKQASYLDSLLKREKEAEERRKEQQREAYGQESRHKYEEDYYDEVFASTQRQQRELDPSLGQLIVAAKTQEIANGSEINCLLMSSHFPTLFDNYGLVSVEPLEFIDTQAEKNVRIGKIYFTSEEHAVRALLHYRSNRAKFRCDLYALALGKDEPAARAANEAEAFERYEEAVLRRFRLVKNVI; encoded by the coding sequence ATGGACGAGGTGCCGTCCATACTGAAAGGTGTAGATATATTTGCACTGCTGGACATAAGAGTAGATGAAAACGTAGACGTAgaagaaagtaaaaagaaTTTAAGAAGATCTTTCCTACAGAAGGCAAGAAAATACCACCCAGATAAGCAAAGCAAGCACACAGGAAGAGATGAGCAGAACGACGTGGAGTTTATAAGAATTAAAGCAGCATTTGACTATTTGCATGAGAAAAATAACTTTACACTGCTTTATAATAAGGTATTGTCAGAGTTAAGAGCAAAGAGGAGAAGGTTAGAGAGATCTAAGGATATCGCAACAAAGCAAGCATCGTACCTGGACTCGCTCCTGAAAAGAGAGAAGGAAGCTGAggaaagaagaaaggaACAGCAGCGTGAAGCATACGGACAGGAGAGTAGGCATAAATACGAAGAAGACTACTATGACGAAGTGTTCGCATCGACGCAGAGGCAGCAGAGGGAGTTGGACCCGTCGCTAGGGCAGCTGATCGTGGCAGCCAAGACGCAGGAAATAGCAAACGGGTCGGAAATAAACTGCCTCCTGATGAGCAGCCACTTCCCAACTCTCTTCGACAACTACGGGCTGGTGAGCGTGGAGCCACTGGAGTTCATCGACACGCAGGCGGAGAAGAACGTGCGAATCGGGAAAATATACTTCACGTCCGAGGAGCACGCAGTGAGAGCACTGCTGCACTACCGAAGCAACAGAGCGAAGTTCAGGTGCGACCTTTACGCGCTGGCGCTGGGAAAGGACGAGCCGGCAGCGAGGGCGGCGAACGAGGCAGAGGCGTTTGAAAGGTACGAAGAGGCTGTGCTGAGGAGGTTCAGACTGGTCAAAAACGTAATATAA
- a CDS encoding 50S ribosomal protein L21: MFNKLSSLFKYNISNSYFCLKKPNLYENRIQTLFNFNFGRNIHSLTFFNTHIPSFYKIKSFHTHLFNDRRNIATHKPRRQIGHKFEFIIGKHKRAKVNPPRVPIHPTKDVDKDMNLFETYRDLKLRWKRTTRSRKNKVKIARKWRQPYYFNPTGQPTCMFVLHENLPRTRNDKVFYKEDEKEYVPMKIELDESHNFDVYPPASVVEDVRNMKVETFCIFKSSPIHQHKVFDFLYSYSGYQGGHCSDREAEKEERWYFSSYLTENRGQSDFWNSVAGRIEALDDNRETHVSSLHLQVISGCLTPRWRLQLSNRYFCQHLPYTPFQDTLQVQEIEKNIQIFKVCIPLSKLFRVRHWVTVLRIDNIVVDPSMEINTEHKASRLLDLWSNRWLYTEELEGLNNTRDISQGTPYYTRYLFPSYLIAL; the protein is encoded by the exons atgttcaACAAACTGTCTtctttgtttaaatataatatttccAATTCGTATTTTTGCCTTAAAAAACCTAATTTATATGAAAATCGCATACAAACtctgtttaattttaattttgggAGGAATATTCACTCCttaactttttttaatacacacatcccaagtttttataaaatcaaatCCTtccatacacatttgttcAATGATCGTAGAAATATAGCTACTCATAAACCCAGGAGGCAGATAGGCCACAAATTT GAGTTCATAATTGGCAAGCACAAAAGGGCCAAGGTGAATCCACCGAGGGTCCCTATTCATCCCACAAAAGACGTCGACAAGGACATGAACCTGTTTGAAACGTACAGAGACCTGAAACTGAGGTGGAAAAGGACCACGCGCTCTAGAAAGAATAAGGTGAAAATAGCGCGGAAGTGGCGACAGCCTTACTACTTTAATCCAACTGGTCAGCCTACCTGTATGTTTGTTCTTCATGAGAATTTACCGAGGACCAGAAATGATAAAGTGTTTTACAAGGAGGATGAAAAG GAATATGTGCCCATGAAAATTGAACTTGACGAGTCCCATAACTTTGATGTGTATCCCCCTGCGTCAGTCGTCGAGGACGTGAGGAACATGAAGGTTGAAACCTTTTGCATTTTCAAATCTAGTCCCATACACCAGCACAAGGTATTTGATTTCCTTTACTCATACTCAGGTTACCAAGGGGGACATTGTTCAGATAGAGAGgctgaaaaggaggaaCGCTGGTACTTTAGTAGCTATCTCACCGAAAACAGGGGACAAAGTGACTTTTGGAACAGTGTTGCTGGTCGGATCGAAGCACTGGACGATAATAGGGAAACCCACGTATCTTCACTCCACTTACAAGTCATTTCAGGGTGCCTTACGCCAAGGTGGAGGCTACAGTTGAGCAACAGGTACTTTTGTCAGCACCTTCCTTACACACCTTTTCAAGACACT CTTCAAGTACAGGAAATCGAGAAGAATATCCAGATTTTTAAGGTTTGTATCCCACTTTCTAAGCTATTCAGGGTCCGACACTGGGTGACCGTTCTGAGGATCGACAACATAGTCGTGGACCCATCAATGGAG ATCAACACTGAACACAAAGCATCGCGCCTTCTTGACCTCTGGTCTAATAGGTGGCTCTACACTGAGGAGTTGGAAGGACTGAATAACACTCGTGATATTTCTCAGGGTACTCCATATTACACCAGATACCTATTTCCATCTTATCTAATTGCTCTTTAA